The sequence TTTAATGGAGGAGTAAAATATATTTCACATGGATGGTATTTAGGTGATAAATGTTTTAATTTTTCACTTATTATTGTTGCACAAAATCTTGACATAATATTTTCTTTTTCTACTGAGTCAAGTTCATTGTTTTTTTGGAGATTTGTAACTAAATTTTCCGAATATTTTAAAAATATTTCATCCATTATTTTATCTAATATTCCTTTTCTATTTAAAATCTTTGTTAATCCCGTGTCATATAACTTTAACAAATCATCAAGAATAGTAATAATGTCTACTTCTCCTCTAGTTATTTTTCTTAATAAAAGTTTTTTATCAGAAAGTTCTTCAATTTCTTCATATGCATCTGGTGTTCCTGATACAATATATATTGGAACTCTTTTTTCATTAAAAATTTTTTTTATAATTTCATTTCCACCAGCTTCTTCACCACTACCTAAATTTAAATCTACTATAACAGCATCAAAATCTTCTTCATTTACAGATTTAAGTCCATCTTCTTTGTTTTTTTTAATTATGGATGTTATATTTTTATTATTCGTTTCATTATATCCCTGTATTTCTTCTTCATATATTTTACATGCTTCATCATCATCTTCTATTATTAATATTCTCATTTATATTTCCTCCATTATTAAGTATGCTCCTTCAGAATAATTCATGATTTGTAACTGAAATCCATTTCTTTTTAAAGCTTCTCCAGCTATTGATAAACCTAATCCTGTTCCATTATTCTTTCTAGTAAAGCCAGGTTCAAATATAATTTTTGACTTTATATCGTCTTCTAAAATTCCAGGGCCACTATCTATTATTTCTATTTTTGCTTTATTATTTTTAGTTTTAAATAAATTTATTATTAATTTTTTAGGTTTTTCCGATTCGTTCATCCAATATAAACTATTTTCTAGTATATTTGTTAAAGCTGTTTGAATTTCAGAATCAACAACTATAGCAGAAATATCTTCAAGATTAGTTTCTAATTTTACTTCTTTAAATTCTGCTTCATATACAGCTAATGATTTCATTATTGTTTCTTTTAAGTTTGTTTCTTTAGAATTTTGTCTTCTTTGACTTGATAACGGTTCTATTGATTTAAATAATTTAGCTATTTTATTAGTCTGTTCTTCAAATTCATTAGTTTTTTGTATAATTTTATTTCTAGACTCTTCTGATTGTGTTTGTAAAAATTTTTTAGTTTCTCTTTTTAAAAAATTACATCCATTTTTGAAAAAACTTATTGGTTTTCTTCCTTCATGTATTATTCTATTTACTATTTTTCCTAATGTTACATGCTTTTCATATTTTACAATTAAATCTTGAATTTTAGTTACATTTTTTAAATCTTCTTTTTCTTTTTCATCTATTATTTTTACTATTTTTTCTTGGGTATCTTCAGACAAATTAGAAGTTACTTTTTTCATATTTTCTCTAAATTTATCAAATTTTCCTAAATTATCAAATAAACTATTTTCGTGAGAATTTTCTTTATTTTCTTGTTTTTTATTTTGGAATTTTTCTATCTCTAATTTAGATAATATTTCTAAAGTAATTATTTTTAAACCTTTAAAATTTTCATCTTCTTGTAATCCATCACGAGCACTTTTTTCAATTAAAAAAGTTTCATCAGATAAAGTAATTATTCCATTTATTTGACTATTACTAACTCTAAAAGTTGGATTTAAATATCTTCTTTTATTTAATTCAAGCCAATCATATCTTTCCTCTCCATATGGTCTTATTCTAAATCTATTTTTATAAATACTTATACCTGAAAGTTCATTTAGTAATTTTCTTACTTCTGCTTTTCCAAGATTTTCATTTTCTTTTTTCAACTCTTCATACATTGAAGATATTACTGATGGCTCTCTATTAAAAACTCTAAATTCTAAACTAAAAGGTCCAGGAAAGTTAGCACCATCTTTAGATAAAATTTTTTCTGTTTCTTCTTTTGATATTTTTTCTTGCTTTAAAAGTTTGTTATTTTCTGAATAAATAGAATAATTTATTACCATATTTTCATCTATATTTGCAATTATTTTATAATCATAATATTCAAATAAATCATATGACAAAATTTCAGTTTTTTCTGTTATTATCTTTGTTTCTTTATCATTAGAAGTATAAATTTCAAAATTTTTAAAAGACAAAAAAACTTTAAATGTATCTTTTAAAGTAGTAACAGGAGATAATAATTTTCGCAATTCTTTTTCTAACTCTAATTTTTTATTTTCACTCCAAATAGAATAATTTTTTTTCTTTATAATCAATTTTGTTCCATTTTTCTCACATGTTTTTTGAGTATTAATATCAAATTCAATTTCATCAAGATATTTATACTTTTTTATATTGTCCCAGTCTAGCTCTAAAGTTGTTTTTTCATTATCTTTAATTGTTTCTAATCTCAAGAAATTTCCTAAAATAGCTACTGAATACCTTCCAAGACCTTTTTCACCAAGAACCCTTCTATTTTTTAATGGACTATATTTATTATTTTTTTTATAACTTGTTGCTGGAACCATCCAGTTATCTTCTACAGTTTTTAAACTCATTCCATGCCCATCATCTTCTATTGTAATAATTAAATCTTCTCCATTTTTTTCTAGATTAATTATTACATTTTCTGCATCTGCGTCATAAGAATTTTTTATTAATTCAACAATTGCTGATATTTCATCTATAATTAAATTTTTTCCAATTGAATCAATTATATTAGATGAAGGTCTAATTTTTTTCTTCATAATTTAAATCTCCTTTAGATTATTTATAAATTTCCTTCATAAATAAATTTTACTGCTCTACCCATAATTTTAAAGTTTTCTGCTTTATTTTTTGAAACATAAATATCATCATATTTAGGATTTATACTTTTTAAAATAATTATTTTTAAATCAGTATTAAAATATATCCTTTTTATAAAAGTTTCTTCATCTAGTTTTACTATATAAATTTTACCTTCTATATAGTCAGTTTGATAGGGATCAACTACTACAAAAGCTCCATCTTGAATTAATGGCTCCATAGAGTTTCCACAAACTTCTATTAAGTAACAATGCTCATGAAATCCATTTTTTCTAATTGTTTTCATATATAAATCTTCACAACAATTAATATAACCATTTCCTGCACTTGCTTTTGCTTTTACTGGAACATTAATAAACTCTTCTTCTATGATAATTGCATTAGACTGAGTATTATTAATTTGAGTTTTTAATTTTTTTAGAGAATCAGGCATCTTATCTCTTGCTAAAATTTTTAAAACTTCTTCTTTTTCTTCGTTGGAAAAATTAAATTTTTTGAAAAAAGCTTCAATAAATTTATAAGACGGACTCCTTTTTCCAGTAGTATAATGACTTATCAAACCAGTGGAATATCCAACTTCTTTTGCAAAATTTTCTATTTTGTATTTATTTTTATCAAGATAATCACTTAAGTATTTTCCAAATTCATTAGACATAATTTCCTCCAGAAATTTTATTTCTATAATTAAATTATATCCTACTTTATACAAAAAGTAAAAAATTACTTGACTTTTATTTATACAAAATGTATAATTTGATTAGAAATAACCTTATGTTTTATTTTTTTAAATAAAAATTATACAAAAAAGTATAAAAACTAAAATAAAAAAAGAGTAGTGCTGCGAACACTACTCTCAAGATGAAAAGTTCTTGGTGGGAACTTGACATCCACATATAAAAATTATATCAAGTTTCCCCTTGAACTGTCAAGGGAGGAATAATGGAAAAGATAAAAATTCCAAAGATAATTGTAGAGATTACTGAAATCAAAGTAGAAGTACCAAAGATTGAAGTTGATACAGAAGAATTGGAAGAAGTAGAAAAGAAAATCAATGAAAATATTAGGGAGGAAAGATGATAGTTAATTTATTAATAATTGCTGGAATAATTGGAATATTTATAAAAGAGTTTGATACATTTAAGACTGCTTTAAGTTATGAGGAAGATGAGGAGGAAGAGAAAGAATGGAATCTAAAATAACAAGCTTAATATTTTTATCAAGAGAGTATAACCAAAGTTCAGATGAAGATATTAATTTAACAGTTGAGGAGGGAAAACCAACAGTATATGTAATGGGAGATAGATACCAAGCTAATACTTGGGAAGAGGTTTTAGACAAAGCAATAAGAACTATTACAAGATGAATTGAAGAAGAGAAAGAAAGTCATAGTAAAGAATATAAAGAAGAGAATGAAATAGCAAAAAAATGGGAACAAATAGCTTGTTAAGGGGTAAAGATGATAGGAATAATTGAAATAATTCTAGTAAGTGCTTTTATGTGGTTTATTGGAGTAATGATGGAAAAATAATTTAAGTTTTAAGGGTAGCTTCCAAAAACTTTGGAAGTTGCTTCTAAAACTTAAAAAGAGGTGGTCTTGATGACTGTAAAAGAGTTAAAAGAAAAAGCTAAAGAATTAGGGTTAAAAGGATATAGCAAGTTAAAAAAAGCTGAATTAGAGGAATTAGTCAATAAAGTTAAATCTGAAAAGAAAGAGTTATCAAAAGAAGATTTAAAAGAGATAGTTCCTCCAATAGTTAAAATCTTTGAATATGAAAATCAAGAAAAATGGCATGAATTAAGAGGAATAGGAATAGGTGGCTCTGATATTGGAGCTATCTTAGGAGTAAACAAATATAAGTCAGCTATAGATATTTACATAGACAAAACAGAGGGTAAAAAACAAGATGGAAATAGATTTACTCACTTTGGCCATAAATTAGAGAAAGTAGTATTTGAAGAATTTCAAGAAAGACACTCAAATATGAAATGCTATAAAGTTCCATACACTATACAAAGAGGAGTATGTGTGGCCAATGTAGATGGAATGGTTTATGACCCTGTAAAAGATAGATATGGAGTATTAGAGTTAAAAACTACTTCAGCATATAACAAAGATGAATGGACAGGAGATACAGTTCCTCAATCATATTATGCTCAAGTACAACATTATTTATATGTTACAGGATTAAACTTTGCTTATATAGCTTGTCTAGTAGGTGGAAATGACTATAAAGAATTTTACATAGAAAGAAGTCTTGAAGATATAGATTATATCCAGGAAAAAGCAACAGACTTTTGGAAAAATCATGTAATGAAAAAAGTTCCACCAATGTTAGATGGAAGTGATAGTTATTCTAAGTATTTATTAGAAAAAGCAGATAAAGAGAATGAAGAAGTTATAGAACTTAATGAATTAAATGCTAAAGCAGAGGAGATAAAAGCTTTAGATGAACAGATAAAGAACTTGGAGCAACAACTAGAGTTAAAGAAACAAGAGATAATATTAGAGCTTAACAATAATCATTGCAATAAAGCTATAAGTAGTGATTATAAGTTTACTATAACAACTCAAGCTAGAAATTCAGTAGATAAGAAACTAATGGAGAAAGAAAATCCAGAATTAGTAGCACAATATAAAGAAGTTGAGAAGAGATATTCTACATCAAAAGAGAGTAAGTACATAAAGATTACTAAAAATACAAAGAAAAATAAAGAGGTGGCTTAAAATCAATAATAAAAAAAGACCCCGTAGGGTATGAGGTAAGGAATTACTTATGATGTTTAATCCAAATTACAACAATGAAAACTATTCCAATTAAAAAAATAGTCCCGCCATCAAAGTTGATAATAGGATTGGAAATAATTATGTTCATTTCCTCAACCTCCTGAAGTGTTATATTCTCATATCTACAAGGCTGTTGACACCTTATAGACATGAAATAAGCTCCCACGGCGGAGTGAGAGCCTATTTCATCAACATTTTTAATAACACTTCAGTTATAAGTCCTACGGGCTAGGTACCTTATATTAATAGTATACCAAAATAATAAGAAAAAGTCAATTTAGACTATATAAATTATACTCTAAGTATTAATTTTTAATTAAGAAAAAGTGCAGGAGGAAAATTAAAATGGCAGAAACAAAGAGAGCAACTAACTCATTAGTAAAAGGATCTAATGGAGCAGTAACAGAGAAAAAACCAAATAAAACAATATATGAAATTATAAAAGCTGGAGAGAAACAGTTTGCTGCTGCTCTTCCTAAACACCTAAATAGTGAAAGATTCACAAGAATAGCTATTACAACTATAAGACAAAATCCTAAATTAGCTGAATGTAATGCTGAAAGCTTATTAGGTAGCTTGATGACAATAGCACAACTAGGATTAGAACCTGGAGTTCTTGGACAATGTTATTTAATACCATTTAAAAATAATAAGCTAGGCACAATAGAATGTCAATTCCAACTTGGATATAAGGGAATGATAGAACTACTTAGAAGAACTGGCCAACTAAGTGATATTTATGCATACACAGTCTATTCAAATGATGAGTTTGATATAGAGTATGGATTAGATAGAACTCTAAAACATAAACCAGCCTTTACTAATCCAGAGGGAAGAGGAGAGATAGTTGGATTCTATTCAGTAGCTATTTTAAAAGATGGAACTAGAGCTTTTGAATATATGACTAAAAAAGAAGTAATAGAGCATGAAGAAAAATATAGAAAAGGGAACTTTAAAAATGAGATTTGGAATAAGAACTTTGAGGAAATGTCTTTAAAGACTGTTACTAAGAAAATGTTAAAATGGTTACCTATATCAGTAGAAATGATAGAAAATCTTAGAAAAGATGAACAAATTCATAAATTAGATGAAAAAACTAATGAGGTAACTTCTGAATATATTGATGAAAATATAATAAACTATGATGAAGATGGAGTAATAGTTGAAGAAAAGCCTACAACAGAGGACATGCAAACACTTATGACTATATCACAAGCAAGTGGAATAGATATAACTAAAAAAGCTAAAGAGCTTTATGGGGTATCTACTTTAGATGATATTAATATGGAACAATACAATGAACTTAAAGAAATAGCTATTAATGGATAGAGGGAGTTCTCCCTCTTCCTTATAGGAGGATTAATATGTTGAATGATATTAAAAAGACTAGTTTTAAATATGACCATGAACTTAAACCTCAATATATAGCAGAAGTAAGAGAACTTGGAGAGTATGAAGGAGAGCCTTGTGTATATATAGTAATGAGAGAAAACTTTCATACTAGAGGAAGATTTAGAGCTATGATTCCAAGTTTAATAGAAAAATGGGGAAATAGGCTTGAGATTAAAAAGAGAGTTGGTAGTAAGTATCTACATATTACACAGGTACAAGCTAGATTAGTATAAGAAGAGTATTGGA is a genomic window of Fusobacterium mortiferum ATCC 9817 containing:
- a CDS encoding recombinase RecT is translated as MAETKRATNSLVKGSNGAVTEKKPNKTIYEIIKAGEKQFAAALPKHLNSERFTRIAITTIRQNPKLAECNAESLLGSLMTIAQLGLEPGVLGQCYLIPFKNNKLGTIECQFQLGYKGMIELLRRTGQLSDIYAYTVYSNDEFDIEYGLDRTLKHKPAFTNPEGRGEIVGFYSVAILKDGTRAFEYMTKKEVIEHEEKYRKGNFKNEIWNKNFEEMSLKTVTKKMLKWLPISVEMIENLRKDEQIHKLDEKTNEVTSEYIDENIINYDEDGVIVEEKPTTEDMQTLMTISQASGIDITKKAKELYGVSTLDDINMEQYNELKEIAING
- a CDS encoding LexA family transcriptional regulator, whose protein sequence is MSNEFGKYLSDYLDKNKYKIENFAKEVGYSTGLISHYTTGKRSPSYKFIEAFFKKFNFSNEEKEEVLKILARDKMPDSLKKLKTQINNTQSNAIIIEEEFINVPVKAKASAGNGYINCCEDLYMKTIRKNGFHEHCYLIEVCGNSMEPLIQDGAFVVVDPYQTDYIEGKIYIVKLDEETFIKRIYFNTDLKIIILKSINPKYDDIYVSKNKAENFKIMGRAVKFIYEGNL
- a CDS encoding ATP-binding protein; this translates as MKKKIRPSSNIIDSIGKNLIIDEISAIVELIKNSYDADAENVIINLEKNGEDLIITIEDDGHGMSLKTVEDNWMVPATSYKKNNKYSPLKNRRVLGEKGLGRYSVAILGNFLRLETIKDNEKTTLELDWDNIKKYKYLDEIEFDINTQKTCEKNGTKLIIKKKNYSIWSENKKLELEKELRKLLSPVTTLKDTFKVFLSFKNFEIYTSNDKETKIITEKTEILSYDLFEYYDYKIIANIDENMVINYSIYSENNKLLKQEKISKEETEKILSKDGANFPGPFSLEFRVFNREPSVISSMYEELKKENENLGKAEVRKLLNELSGISIYKNRFRIRPYGEERYDWLELNKRRYLNPTFRVSNSQINGIITLSDETFLIEKSARDGLQEDENFKGLKIITLEILSKLEIEKFQNKKQENKENSHENSLFDNLGKFDKFRENMKKVTSNLSEDTQEKIVKIIDEKEKEDLKNVTKIQDLIVKYEKHVTLGKIVNRIIHEGRKPISFFKNGCNFLKRETKKFLQTQSEESRNKIIQKTNEFEEQTNKIAKLFKSIEPLSSQRRQNSKETNLKETIMKSLAVYEAEFKEVKLETNLEDISAIVVDSEIQTALTNILENSLYWMNESEKPKKLIINLFKTKNNKAKIEIIDSGPGILEDDIKSKIIFEPGFTRKNNGTGLGLSIAGEALKRNGFQLQIMNYSEGAYLIMEEI
- a CDS encoding response regulator is translated as MRILIIEDDDEACKIYEEEIQGYNETNNKNITSIIKKNKEDGLKSVNEEDFDAVIVDLNLGSGEEAGGNEIIKKIFNEKRVPIYIVSGTPDAYEEIEELSDKKLLLRKITRGEVDIITILDDLLKLYDTGLTKILNRKGILDKIMDEIFLKYSENLVTNLQKNNELDSVEKENIMSRFCATIISEKLKHLSPKYHPCEIYFTPPLKKELTTGDILIEKSSGKKRIVLTPACDLEVRANGKRKVDSVLIVGIESIDDIYQNNNPNNKEKENIKKLLQSKNYKNYYEYLPINNEEGQAINFSDLVCLPITEINEYYDRESSLNETFLKEIIFNFSQYYGRQGIPEIHK
- a CDS encoding lambda-exonuclease family protein; its protein translation is MTVKELKEKAKELGLKGYSKLKKAELEELVNKVKSEKKELSKEDLKEIVPPIVKIFEYENQEKWHELRGIGIGGSDIGAILGVNKYKSAIDIYIDKTEGKKQDGNRFTHFGHKLEKVVFEEFQERHSNMKCYKVPYTIQRGVCVANVDGMVYDPVKDRYGVLELKTTSAYNKDEWTGDTVPQSYYAQVQHYLYVTGLNFAYIACLVGGNDYKEFYIERSLEDIDYIQEKATDFWKNHVMKKVPPMLDGSDSYSKYLLEKADKENEEVIELNELNAKAEEIKALDEQIKNLEQQLELKKQEIILELNNNHCNKAISSDYKFTITTQARNSVDKKLMEKENPELVAQYKEVEKRYSTSKESKYIKITKNTKKNKEVA